A stretch of the Tepidisphaeraceae bacterium genome encodes the following:
- a CDS encoding sugar-binding protein, translating into MKFPTHMLRFVMTAVLAFPAMAGAATIRATDANLSIDAGTLGTLTLEYPQLIGADNQATKPSAAKAAGDAVSLTYAGGATIDVTVANDGTIAFKLANLPDNVKSFSTTMLLRQASVQGGTYQLGTGEAKSFPVEKPDRPHLFQGQSKGIVLTSADGKTLSVAAPRSYSYNQLMDNREWGGSVFAWRVSTPIDPRNLTYNMKVADGPLADAPAPAAAPAPAAEAPKPAAPVAAKPFELTEKGLQFGAGTIGTFTIEYPQLLGEDRKVARKVIEKKIDGNKAVVRYEGGARVDVELQGTELLLKFADVPADVKSYNCTTLLPFSLATGGRWQMNDGSETPFPAEKQESPHLFQGQATRVTITNFEDKTMSIVVPDHSYVQLTDNRHWNWKVFAIRFGTPYNANWGTQRIAVNFDQATVAAPTVKKLVDKFGQSTLVDFPDKVTNVDELKADVADEAEYYANLQPPAFDIYGGLAGSGEQLGFRKTGYFHVEQKDGKWYMVNPAGNAFYALGICSYSPVDDYTYTQGREGIYEWLPSPDGEFASAYRPSSPGVFSYHLANQFRKYGKPFDHEEYATRMLERFRKWGFNTVGPFASPREALKSANFPYVITLNYGAWPGLPDIPGVHRAWDPFDEANRAAVESAFAKTVPARAEDPLLIGYYLVNEPLYEDLPRAIPRLDGTKHAAKRKLVETLQSKYETIDAFNAAWGMTAKSFDDLIASGLPVTTAAAAADVQAYMDLFFETYYALVADTFRKHDKNHMLIGNRFQAGTINNESLLRIAGKYLDVISFNYYTYAVDKDFLKRIHTWSGGKPLMLTEFYYNSPKSSGLPGGGKDVDNQEDRGLAYRNYVEQTASLGFVVGATWFTHVDQALTGRWFSKYNGENGNSGLIAVTDRPWKPMLAHMMQTNYGIYDLILGKREAFAWDDARFTMSAANKRLTIPRAVGEVKMDGTAAGFPGTPAEQISGQRLVNGSDANGLEAAFKLCWDDDNLYLLANISDPTPMRNDRTGDRLWSGDAVELFLGHDAVGEGGAMRFNDQQILLGAGVTDGEAKWHFAKAAVQPTGVRLVVTPNVDGKGYTLQAALPFDALGFKPTVGREVRFDIGIDDSADGTERHRQLMWNGTARNSSDRGGWGQAMFNQ; encoded by the coding sequence TGCGACGATCCGTGCGACCGACGCCAACCTGTCGATCGACGCCGGCACGCTCGGCACACTGACGCTTGAATATCCACAGTTGATCGGCGCCGACAACCAGGCCACCAAGCCGAGCGCGGCCAAGGCGGCGGGTGACGCGGTGTCGTTGACCTATGCGGGCGGCGCGACGATCGATGTCACGGTCGCCAATGACGGCACGATCGCGTTCAAGCTCGCAAATTTGCCGGACAACGTGAAGTCGTTCTCCACGACGATGCTGCTCCGCCAGGCTAGCGTACAAGGGGGCACGTATCAGCTCGGCACTGGCGAGGCAAAATCTTTTCCGGTTGAGAAGCCTGACCGGCCGCACCTGTTTCAGGGCCAGTCCAAGGGGATCGTGTTGACCAGCGCGGACGGCAAGACGTTGAGCGTCGCGGCGCCGCGATCGTATTCGTACAACCAATTGATGGACAACCGGGAATGGGGTGGGTCCGTTTTTGCGTGGCGCGTCTCGACGCCGATCGACCCGCGAAACCTGACCTACAATATGAAGGTCGCCGACGGCCCGCTCGCCGACGCGCCTGCGCCTGCCGCCGCCCCCGCCCCCGCCGCCGAAGCTCCGAAGCCTGCGGCACCGGTGGCTGCAAAACCGTTCGAGCTAACCGAAAAGGGATTGCAGTTCGGCGCGGGCACGATCGGCACGTTCACGATCGAGTATCCACAGCTGTTGGGCGAAGATCGTAAGGTGGCTCGGAAGGTGATCGAGAAGAAGATCGACGGCAACAAGGCGGTCGTGCGCTACGAGGGGGGCGCGCGGGTGGACGTTGAGCTGCAGGGCACCGAACTGCTGCTGAAGTTTGCCGACGTCCCCGCCGACGTGAAAAGTTACAACTGTACCACGCTGCTCCCGTTCTCCCTGGCAACCGGTGGCCGGTGGCAGATGAACGACGGATCGGAAACGCCCTTCCCCGCCGAGAAGCAGGAAAGCCCGCACTTGTTCCAAGGCCAGGCGACGCGCGTGACCATCACGAACTTCGAGGACAAGACGATGTCGATCGTCGTCCCCGACCACAGCTACGTGCAGTTGACCGACAACCGCCATTGGAATTGGAAGGTCTTCGCGATCCGGTTCGGTACGCCGTATAACGCGAACTGGGGCACGCAGCGGATCGCGGTCAACTTCGATCAGGCCACGGTCGCAGCGCCGACGGTGAAGAAGCTCGTCGATAAGTTCGGCCAATCGACGCTCGTGGATTTTCCCGACAAGGTCACGAACGTCGACGAGCTGAAGGCCGACGTGGCCGACGAGGCGGAGTACTACGCCAACCTGCAACCGCCCGCGTTCGACATCTATGGCGGTCTGGCGGGCAGTGGCGAACAATTGGGCTTCAGGAAGACCGGCTACTTCCACGTCGAGCAGAAGGACGGCAAGTGGTACATGGTCAACCCGGCCGGCAACGCGTTCTACGCGCTGGGCATTTGCTCGTACTCGCCGGTGGACGACTACACGTACACGCAGGGCCGCGAGGGAATCTACGAGTGGCTCCCGTCGCCCGACGGCGAGTTCGCCAGCGCGTATCGCCCGTCGTCGCCGGGCGTCTTCTCGTATCATCTGGCCAACCAGTTCCGCAAGTACGGCAAGCCGTTCGACCACGAGGAGTACGCCACGCGCATGCTCGAGCGATTCCGCAAGTGGGGCTTTAACACGGTCGGCCCCTTCGCCTCGCCGCGCGAGGCGCTGAAGTCCGCCAACTTCCCGTACGTCATCACGCTGAACTACGGCGCTTGGCCAGGCCTGCCTGACATTCCGGGCGTGCACCGCGCGTGGGACCCGTTCGACGAAGCCAACCGCGCCGCGGTCGAGTCCGCATTCGCTAAGACCGTGCCCGCGCGGGCCGAGGACCCGTTGCTGATCGGCTACTACCTCGTCAACGAACCGCTGTACGAAGACCTGCCGCGGGCGATCCCGCGACTGGACGGTACCAAGCACGCGGCCAAGCGCAAACTCGTCGAGACTCTGCAGTCGAAGTACGAGACGATCGACGCCTTCAACGCCGCTTGGGGCATGACGGCCAAGAGTTTCGATGATTTGATCGCTTCGGGCCTTCCCGTCACCACCGCTGCGGCGGCCGCGGACGTGCAGGCGTACATGGACCTGTTCTTCGAGACCTACTACGCGCTCGTCGCCGACACGTTTCGCAAGCACGACAAGAACCACATGCTGATCGGCAATCGCTTTCAGGCCGGCACGATCAACAACGAAAGCCTGCTGCGCATCGCGGGCAAATACCTGGACGTCATCTCGTTCAACTACTACACCTACGCGGTCGATAAGGACTTCCTGAAGCGGATCCACACCTGGTCCGGCGGCAAGCCGCTCATGCTGACCGAGTTTTACTACAACTCGCCCAAGTCGTCCGGCCTGCCTGGCGGCGGCAAGGACGTGGACAACCAGGAAGACCGCGGCCTCGCCTACCGCAACTACGTCGAGCAAACGGCCTCGCTTGGGTTCGTCGTCGGCGCGACGTGGTTCACCCACGTCGATCAAGCGCTAACCGGGCGTTGGTTCTCGAAGTACAACGGTGAGAACGGGAACTCCGGGCTGATCGCCGTCACCGACCGCCCGTGGAAGCCGATGCTCGCCCACATGATGCAGACGAACTACGGCATCTACGACCTGATTCTGGGCAAGCGCGAGGCGTTCGCTTGGGACGACGCGCGGTTCACAATGTCGGCTGCCAATAAGCGGTTGACCATCCCGCGCGCCGTCGGTGAGGTGAAGATGGACGGCACCGCCGCCGGGTTCCCCGGCACGCCGGCCGAGCAGATCTCTGGCCAGCGGCTGGTGAATGGCAGCGACGCGAATGGCCTTGAGGCGGCGTTCAAACTCTGCTGGGACGACGACAACCTCTACCTGCTCGCCAACATCAGCGACCCGACGCCAATGCGGAACGATCGAACCGGCGACCGCCTCTGGAGCGGTGACGCTGTCGAACTATTTCTGGGGCACGACGCCGTCGGCGAGGGCGGCGCCATGCGGTTCAACGACCAGCAGATCCTGCTCGGGGCCGGCGTGACCGATGGCGAAGCGAAGTGGCACTTTGCCAAGGCGGCGGTGCAGCCGACGGGCGTCCGGCTCGTCGTCACGCCGAACGTCGACGGCAAGGGCTACACGCTCCAGGCCGCCCTGCCGTTCGACGCGCTCGGGTTCAAGCCGACCGTCGGTCGAGAGGTTCGCTTCGACATCGGCATCGACGACAGCGCCGACGGCACCGAGCGGCACCGGCAGCTGATGTGGAACGGTACCGCTCGCAACTCGTCCGACCGCGGCGGTTGGGGACAGGCGATGTTCAATCAGTAG
- a CDS encoding response regulator, which translates to MRRSDGEFSQQRFINVAWQVGLGLAIIRQLVELHGGTVRAHSAGEGNGATFTVMLPHLRPRQMTGGLGRAGTASTRPGKLDPAPMLAGVRVRLVEDDPSMLSAVQLLLRKSGAEATGVGSAREALAVFNESLSTNRPFDVLTSDLGMPGMDGYGLIREVRRIERERGFSRGIPAVALSAYAREEDRAKSTVAGFQMHVSKPVEPAELVTMVASLAGRA; encoded by the coding sequence TTGCGGCGCAGCGATGGCGAATTTTCCCAACAGCGGTTCATCAACGTCGCGTGGCAGGTGGGCCTTGGGCTGGCCATCATACGGCAGTTGGTAGAACTGCACGGCGGCACCGTCCGGGCCCACAGTGCTGGCGAGGGCAACGGAGCGACGTTCACCGTGATGCTGCCGCACCTGCGGCCCCGGCAGATGACCGGCGGGTTGGGCAGAGCGGGCACGGCGAGCACGCGCCCCGGCAAGCTCGACCCGGCCCCGATGCTCGCCGGCGTGCGGGTACGGTTGGTAGAGGACGACCCGAGCATGCTCTCGGCCGTCCAGTTGCTGCTCCGAAAGAGCGGGGCCGAGGCCACGGGGGTCGGATCGGCACGGGAAGCTTTGGCCGTGTTCAACGAGTCGCTTTCGACGAACCGGCCGTTTGACGTGCTTACGAGCGATCTGGGCATGCCGGGCATGGACGGGTACGGACTGATCCGCGAGGTCCGCCGGATCGAGCGGGAGCGGGGCTTCTCCCGAGGTATTCCGGCCGTCGCCCTCAGCGCTTACGCGCGGGAGGAGGACCGGGCTAAGTCCACCGTAGCAGGCTTCCAAATGCACGTGTCCAAGCCTGTGGAACCCGCCGAGTTGGTCACCATGGTCGCCAGCCTCGCCGGTCGAGCATGA